From Carassius auratus strain Wakin chromosome 22, ASM336829v1, whole genome shotgun sequence, a single genomic window includes:
- the LOC113039842 gene encoding oocyte zinc finger protein XlCOF19-like codes for MAFIKEETEEVKIEETLSLKQEDTEEQTDLMPLKEECQGFNKKEEQNMYENFDFTTGEKPSGCSLTEKTSTQNGSCSCIQCGKFFSSHTNLDVHMRIHKGEKPFTCKQCGRSFTAKGSLNRHMMIHTGEKQFSCQECGKSFSNRGHLEDHMSVHNAERPFTCSQCGKGFNQINFLKKHIRYHCGEKPYICPQCGKSFRHEATLKTHLKNHTGENLFVCDQCGKSFRYKATLNYHLRDHTGENMFKCDKCGKGFRSKVNLTMHKRVHIVHKPDGPEMSVAIPSVAHCFLLKK; via the exons ATGGCCTTTATTAAAGAGGAGACTGAAGAAgtgaagattgaagaaacattgAGTCTGAAAcaagaagatactgaggaacaaacag ACCTGATGCCGCTGAAAGAGGAGTGTCAAGGATTTAATAAAAAGGAAGAACAAAATATGTATGAAAATTTTGATTTCacaactggagaaaaaccttCTGGTTGCTCACTGACTGAAAAGACATCCACACAAAATGGAAGTTGCTCCTGCATTCAGTGTGGAAAGTTTTTCTCTAGCCATACAAACCTTGATGTCCATATGAGAATTCACAAAGGAGAGAAGCCTTTTACATGCAAACAGTGTGGAAGGAGTTTCACTGCCAAAGGAAGCCTTAACCGGCACATGAtgattcacaccggagagaagcagTTCTCCTGCCAAGAATGTGGAAAAAGTTTCTCTAATAGGGGTCACCTTGAAGACCACATGAGTGTTCACAATGCAGAGAGACCTTTCACCTGCTCTCAATGTGGAAAAGGTTTCAATCAAATAAACTTTCTTAAAAAACACATCAGATATCACTGTGGAGAGAAGCCCTACATATGtccacagtgtggaaagagttttagacATGAAGCAACATTGAAAACCCATTTGAAAAACCACACTGGAGAAAATCTGTTCgtatgtgatcagtgtggaaagagcttcagaTATAAAGCAACATTGAACTACCATTTGAGAGACCACACTGGAGAAAACATGTTCAAATGTGATAAGTGTGGAAAGGGCTTCAGAAGTAAAGTAAATCTTACAATGCACAAAAGAGTTCACATTGTTCACAAACCAGATGGACCTGAAATGTCAGTTGCAATCCCATCAGTAGCGCactgttttctattaaaaaagtaa
- the LOC113039841 gene encoding gastrula zinc finger protein XlCGF7.1-like codes for MAFIKEETEEVKIEETLSLKQEDTEEQTDLMPLKEECQEFNKKEEQNLYENLDFRTGEKTSGCSLTEKTSTQNGSRSCIQCGKFFSSHTNLDVHMRIHKGEKPFTCKQCGRSFTAKGSLIRHMMIHTGEKQFSCQECGKSFYNRGHLKDHMSFHSAERAFTCSQCGKGFYQRKILNKHIRYYCGEKPYICPQCGKSFRHEAILNTHLRDHTVENLFVCCQCGKSFRYKATLNTHLRVHTGENMFKCDKCGKGFRSKVNLTMHKRVHIVHKPDGPEMSVAIPSVAHCFLLKK; via the coding sequence ACCTGATGCCGCTGAAAGAGGAGTGTCAAGAATTTAATAAAAAGGAAGAACAAAATCTGTATGAAAATTTGGATTTCAGAACTGGAGAAAAAACTTCTGGTTGCTCACTGACCGAAAAGACATCCACACAAAATGGAAGTCGCTCCTGCATTCAGTGTGGAAAGTTTTTCTCTAGCCATACAAACCTTGATGTCCATATGAGAATTCACAAAGGAGAGAAGCCTTTTACATGCAAACAGTGTGGAAGGAGTTTCACTGCCAAAGGAAGCCTTATTAGGCACATGATGATTCACACCGGAGAAAAGCAGTTCTCCTGCCAAGAATGTGGAAAAAGTTTCTATAATAGGGGTCACCTTAAAGACCACATGAGTTTTCACAGTGCAGAGAGAGCTTTCACCTGCTCTCAATGTGGAAAAGGTTTCTATCAAAGAAAAATACTTAATAAACACATCAGATATTACTGTGGAGAGAAGCCCTACATATGtccacagtgtggaaagagttttagacATGAAGCAATATTGAACACGCATTTGAGAGACCACACTGTAGAAAATCTGTTTGTATGTtgtcagtgtggaaagagcttcagaTATAAAGCAACATTGAACACCCATTTGAGagtccacactggagaaaacatGTTCAAATGTGATAAGTGTGGAAAGGGCTTCAGAAGTAAAGTAAATCTTACAATGCACAAAAGAGTTCACATAGTTCACAAACCAGATGGACCTGAAATGTCAGTTGCAATTCCATCAGTAGCACactgttttctattaaaaaagtaa